In Anabaena sphaerica FACHB-251, a genomic segment contains:
- a CDS encoding glycosyltransferase family 4 protein → MAFWPKKSTISHPITSPSPNQDTKNDTDRLNIFKKPNTVNTPIYKETHVTTARLSPIELTDVSQAQENPESQKLKVSIITEFFPPDYAATGQLIEELVKQLEQQELDIEVFTGQPGYAFSTAKAPAVEKLGDIRIQRSRSTQVWSGRIRGKAANGVLFTLRAFIHLIKNFRSHNVFLATSAPPFLPIAAYLAHLCLRISYVCLIYDLYPDIAIALGVISKNHWLAGFWREMNRMIWRKSKAIVVLSPDMKERVIAICPEVANKVSVIHSWGDPDLILPIAKENNWFAKEHNLVNKFTVLYSGNMGRCHDMDTILEAAKQLRDDPIQFVCIGNGAKRKDFMEAVNELGLTNFLFLPYQDKQVLPYSLTACDLSLVSVEAGMESLVAPSKLYPALAAGRPIAVICSKYSYLRQMMADGKCGVSVDNGDSMALAEFIRLLNSDRKLAELMGKASRQYLQSNFTPQIIAKEYFRVLQKSSL, encoded by the coding sequence ATGGCATTCTGGCCAAAAAAGTCAACCATTTCTCATCCAATCACATCCCCATCCCCAAATCAGGATACAAAAAATGATACAGACAGGCTAAATATATTTAAAAAACCAAATACTGTGAATACACCAATTTACAAAGAGACCCATGTTACTACAGCTAGGCTATCTCCAATAGAGTTAACCGATGTTTCTCAAGCCCAGGAAAACCCCGAATCCCAAAAGCTTAAAGTATCAATAATTACAGAATTTTTTCCGCCTGACTATGCTGCTACGGGACAGTTGATTGAAGAACTAGTAAAACAATTAGAGCAGCAAGAGTTAGATATTGAAGTGTTTACAGGACAGCCTGGTTATGCATTTTCCACTGCGAAAGCTCCGGCTGTGGAAAAATTGGGTGATATTCGCATTCAGCGATCGCGCTCCACCCAGGTGTGGTCTGGAAGGATTCGTGGCAAAGCAGCAAATGGTGTCCTCTTTACATTGCGTGCTTTTATTCATCTGATCAAAAATTTTCGTAGCCACAATGTATTTTTAGCTACATCTGCCCCGCCTTTTTTGCCCATAGCAGCATATCTGGCTCACCTGTGTTTGAGGATTTCTTACGTTTGTTTAATCTATGATCTTTATCCAGATATTGCGATCGCCCTGGGAGTAATATCTAAAAACCATTGGCTGGCAGGATTTTGGCGAGAAATGAACAGAATGATTTGGCGCAAGTCCAAGGCCATTGTGGTTCTGAGTCCTGATATGAAGGAGAGAGTAATAGCAATCTGTCCCGAAGTAGCTAATAAAGTGTCTGTGATTCATAGTTGGGGAGATCCTGATTTAATTTTGCCTATTGCCAAAGAGAATAATTGGTTTGCCAAGGAACATAATTTAGTCAACAAATTCACGGTTCTCTATTCTGGTAATATGGGCAGGTGTCACGATATGGACACCATTCTCGAAGCTGCCAAACAACTACGAGATGATCCTATTCAGTTCGTTTGCATTGGTAACGGCGCAAAACGAAAAGATTTCATGGAGGCAGTAAATGAATTAGGACTAACCAATTTTCTGTTTTTACCGTATCAAGACAAGCAAGTTCTGCCTTACTCTCTGACAGCTTGCGATCTCTCTCTAGTAAGTGTAGAAGCTGGTATGGAAAGTCTTGTTGCTCCCAGCAAACTTTACCCGGCTTTAGCTGCTGGCAGACCGATAGCTGTGATTTGTTCCAAATATTCTTATTTGCGACAAATGATGGCTGATGGTAAATGTGGGGTGAGTGTTGATAACGGTGATAGTATGGCTCTAGCTGAATTTATTCGCCTGCTGAATAGCGATCGCAAACTAGCAGAACTTATGGGTAAAGCTTCTAGACAATATTTGCAGTCAAATTTTACGCCGCAAATCATAGCCAAAGAATATTTCCGTGTGTTACAAAAGTCTAGTTTGTAG
- a CDS encoding competence/damage-inducible protein A, whose translation MSAEIICVGTELLLGDILNSNAQFLAQQLAQLGIPHYYQTVVGDNPQRLKQVIDIAASRVQILIFTGGLGPTPDDLTCETIADFFGVPLVESAEIIEDITAKFAQRGRVMSPSNRKQALIPQGAEILPNPTGTAPGIIWQPRPGLTIFTFPGVPSEMHRMWSDTAVPFLKSQGWGKEIICSRSLKFWGIGESALAEKVSAYLNLLNPTVAPYAGKGEVRLRISAKASNTKAAEELIAPIEKQLREIGGLDYYGADDDTLASVVGELLRSSGETLSVAESCTGGGLGQMLTEIPGSSDYFWGGVISYDNSVKVRLLGVKPEDLEQFGAVSATVAEQMAIGVKNRLKTTWGLSITGVAGPSGGTDTKPVGLVYIGLAGSADEVRSYECRFGAMQTRSFIRHLSACTALDNLRRTWLIC comes from the coding sequence ATGAGTGCAGAAATTATTTGTGTCGGTACTGAATTGCTGCTTGGAGATATCCTCAACAGCAATGCTCAATTTCTTGCCCAGCAGTTAGCACAACTAGGCATTCCTCACTACTATCAAACCGTAGTGGGAGATAATCCCCAAAGACTTAAGCAAGTTATCGACATTGCCGCTTCCAGAGTGCAAATTCTGATTTTCACAGGTGGTCTGGGACCGACACCCGATGACCTCACCTGTGAAACCATCGCTGATTTTTTTGGTGTTCCCTTGGTGGAGAGTGCCGAGATTATTGAAGATATAACTGCGAAATTTGCCCAACGCGGTCGTGTGATGTCTCCTAGCAACCGCAAACAAGCCTTAATTCCCCAAGGGGCAGAAATTTTACCCAATCCTACAGGAACAGCACCGGGTATTATTTGGCAACCCCGACCGGGATTAACCATTTTTACTTTCCCTGGTGTTCCTAGCGAAATGCACCGAATGTGGTCAGATACAGCAGTGCCTTTTCTGAAAAGTCAAGGTTGGGGCAAGGAAATTATTTGCAGTCGGAGTTTGAAATTTTGGGGTATTGGTGAATCAGCTTTGGCAGAAAAAGTATCTGCGTACCTGAATTTACTTAACCCGACAGTAGCACCTTACGCGGGTAAGGGAGAAGTCAGGCTGCGAATTTCTGCGAAAGCATCTAACACAAAAGCCGCAGAGGAATTGATTGCACCGATTGAAAAACAACTTAGGGAAATTGGTGGATTAGATTATTACGGTGCTGATGATGATACATTGGCTTCTGTTGTTGGTGAATTATTGCGGTCATCAGGGGAAACTTTATCAGTTGCAGAATCTTGCACAGGTGGGGGACTAGGGCAAATGCTGACAGAAATTCCTGGTAGTTCTGATTACTTTTGGGGTGGGGTAATTTCTTATGATAATTCTGTGAAAGTTAGATTATTGGGGGTTAAACCCGAAGATTTAGAGCAGTTTGGGGCTGTGAGTGCTACTGTAGCCGAACAAATGGCTATTGGTGTGAAAAATCGGCTGAAAACTACTTGGGGATTAAGTATTACGGGAGTTGCTGGCCCTAGTGGAGGAACGGATACAAAGCCTGTGGGTTTGGTGTATATTGGTCTAGCTGGTTCAGCAGATGAGGTGAGAAGTTATGAGTGTAGATTTGGAGCCATGCAGACTCGCTCTTTTATTCGTCATCTAAGTGCGTGTACAGCTTTGGATAATTTGCGGCGCACCTGGCTGATCTGTTAG
- a CDS encoding glycosyltransferase family 4 protein — protein MPAQIYHLIAFLVAAVVVLWTIPDVKKIGIKSGHLDKPGGRKLHQRPMVRLGGVSIFAGTFISLLIVWCLGGFANLPLEKEWQIWGVTLGGLGFFLIGLADDLLNLSPLVRLLIQVIVAAGAWKAGVSIDFITIPTIGIVNLDWLSLPITVIWLVGMVNAINWIDGLDGLAAGVTGIAAVVMLFVSLFMHQPEAALIAAALAGAALGFLRYNFNPAQIFMGDGGSYFMGFTLASVGVIGLVKVPAFTAVILPYLILAVPIVDMSAVILSRLRKGKLPWVADGHSHLHHRLLRVGLSHRLTVLFIYSLTLWVGSLALAIAGIPSGMTYACASTSVLSYAIWRVWKLSRQ, from the coding sequence ATGCCTGCTCAGATTTATCATCTGATTGCCTTTCTTGTCGCCGCAGTAGTCGTTCTCTGGACTATACCCGATGTCAAAAAAATTGGCATCAAAAGCGGACATTTAGATAAACCTGGTGGTCGAAAACTTCATCAACGTCCGATGGTACGCCTGGGAGGAGTTTCTATCTTTGCAGGTACTTTCATATCCCTATTAATTGTCTGGTGCTTGGGTGGATTTGCGAATCTACCACTGGAAAAAGAATGGCAAATTTGGGGTGTGACATTAGGTGGACTGGGCTTTTTTCTCATCGGTTTAGCAGACGATTTATTAAACCTGTCTCCCTTAGTACGCCTGCTGATACAAGTAATTGTCGCTGCTGGTGCATGGAAAGCAGGTGTAAGTATAGATTTTATTACCATACCCACCATCGGCATAGTTAATCTCGATTGGCTGAGTTTACCAATTACAGTCATTTGGCTAGTGGGAATGGTTAATGCTATTAACTGGATTGATGGTTTAGATGGACTAGCAGCTGGTGTCACAGGAATTGCTGCCGTAGTCATGCTGTTCGTATCCTTATTTATGCACCAACCAGAAGCAGCCTTAATTGCAGCAGCCTTAGCTGGTGCAGCATTGGGATTTCTTCGCTACAACTTCAACCCTGCCCAAATCTTTATGGGTGATGGTGGCTCTTATTTTATGGGATTCACCTTAGCATCTGTAGGTGTCATTGGTCTGGTAAAAGTCCCCGCTTTTACAGCTGTCATCTTACCTTATTTGATTTTGGCAGTACCAATTGTGGATATGTCAGCCGTGATTTTATCTCGACTCCGCAAAGGTAAACTACCTTGGGTCGCTGATGGACACAGCCATTTGCACCACCGACTTTTAAGAGTGGGTTTATCCCACAGATTAACGGTTCTGTTTATTTATTCCTTAACTCTTTGGGTGGGTAGTTTAGCCTTAGCTATTGCTGGCATTCCCAGCGGTATGACTTATGCCTGTGCATCTACCTCTGTGTTGAGTTATGCTATTTGGCGAGTCTGGAAACTTTCTCGACAATAA
- the glyA gene encoding serine hydroxymethyltransferase: MNKTNSDLLKSSDPAIDELINQELQRQRDHLEMIASENFTSAAVLAAQGSVLTNKYAEGLPGKRYYGGCEFVDKIEQIAIDRAKQLFGAAHANVQPHSGAQANFAVFLTLLEPGDTIMGMDLSHGGHLTHGSPVNVSGKWFQVRHYGVSKETEQLDYDQIRDLALKERPKLLICGYSAYPRIIDFEKFRSIADEVGAYLLADIAHIAGLVATGHHPNPLPYCDVVTTTTHKTLRGPRGGLILTHDAELGKKLDKSVFPGTQGGPLEHVIAGKAVAFGEALKPEFTTYSAQVIENARALAIQLQNRGLKLVSDGTDNHLMLVDLQSIGMTGKKADQLVSGVNITANKNTVPFDPASPFVTSGLRLGSPAMTTRGLGVEEFKEIGNIISDRLLSPDSSAVAEDCRRRVAVLCDRFPLYPHLEIPLPVLA, from the coding sequence GTGAATAAAACTAACTCAGACCTGCTTAAATCCTCCGACCCTGCTATTGACGAATTAATTAACCAAGAGCTACAACGTCAACGTGACCACCTAGAAATGATTGCGAGTGAAAACTTTACCTCGGCTGCTGTATTAGCTGCTCAAGGTTCTGTACTAACCAATAAATACGCCGAAGGCTTACCAGGTAAACGCTACTATGGCGGTTGTGAGTTTGTTGACAAAATTGAACAAATAGCCATTGATAGAGCCAAACAACTATTTGGTGCTGCTCATGCTAATGTCCAACCCCATTCTGGCGCACAGGCAAATTTTGCCGTGTTCCTGACCCTGCTAGAACCAGGTGACACAATTATGGGGATGGACTTGTCCCACGGTGGACACTTAACCCACGGTTCACCTGTGAATGTTTCCGGTAAATGGTTCCAAGTGCGGCACTATGGAGTCAGCAAAGAAACAGAACAACTAGACTATGACCAAATTCGTGATTTAGCCCTCAAAGAACGTCCTAAGCTATTAATTTGCGGTTATTCAGCTTATCCTCGGATCATTGACTTTGAAAAATTCCGCAGTATTGCTGATGAAGTTGGCGCTTACCTGCTGGCAGATATTGCTCACATCGCTGGGTTAGTAGCTACAGGTCATCATCCTAACCCTCTGCCCTATTGTGATGTGGTGACAACAACAACTCATAAAACCTTGCGCGGTCCAAGAGGCGGCTTGATATTAACCCATGATGCAGAATTGGGTAAAAAGCTGGATAAATCAGTTTTCCCTGGTACTCAAGGTGGACCATTAGAACACGTAATTGCTGGTAAAGCTGTAGCATTTGGTGAGGCGCTGAAGCCTGAGTTTACAACCTATTCCGCCCAAGTGATTGAAAATGCTCGTGCTTTGGCTATCCAACTGCAAAACAGAGGCTTAAAGTTAGTATCTGATGGCACGGATAACCATTTAATGCTAGTAGATTTACAGTCTATCGGCATGACTGGTAAAAAGGCAGATCAGCTAGTGAGTGGCGTAAATATTACAGCTAACAAAAATACAGTGCCTTTTGACCCAGCATCTCCATTTGTTACCAGCGGGTTGAGATTGGGTTCACCCGCCATGACTACTAGAGGCTTAGGTGTGGAAGAATTTAAAGAAATTGGGAATATTATTAGCGATCGCTTGCTTTCCCCTGATTCTAGCGCAGTGGCAGAAGATTGCCGTCGTCGAGTTGCTGTCTTGTGCGATCGCTTCCCCTTATATCCTCACCTAGAAATTCCCTTACCAGTTCTAGCCTAA